A genome region from Magnolia sinica isolate HGM2019 chromosome 8, MsV1, whole genome shotgun sequence includes the following:
- the LOC131254364 gene encoding serine/arginine-rich SC35-like splicing factor SCL28 translates to MRGRSLARSVKAASRHHHREPDRTTKPPSTNLHPHLNRTDFTLFVANIPFDCSREDIWGIFSKYGKLLDVYIPSLLGISKPRGYAFIRFLYEQDAVAAKYLLNDCRINSRIVSIRWVRAKRFTTDNVRVRIPPHQAQPSRKAGPLPPTRSYMTAATSSQPVPNIRKIRDVADGNPSPPSPPTTIADPTAVAHRLHLLSLVVVGCTSSPLISVSWATAAIRDSKFQVSAVDIV, encoded by the coding sequence ATGAGAGGTAGGTCTTTGGCCAGAAGTGTCAAGGCCGCCTCTCGTCATCACCATCGCGAACCCgaccgtacgaccaaaccccctTCCACCAATCTGCATCCTCACCTCAACAGAACAGATTTCACTTTGTTTGTTGCCAATATCCCTTTCGATTGTTCCAGGGAAGACATTTGGGGCATTTTTAGTAAGTATGGCAAGCTCTTGGATGTTTACATCCCTTCTCTCCTAGGGATTTCTAAGCCAAGGGGATATGCTTTTATCCGTTTTTTATATGAGCAGGACGCAGTGGCAGCTAAATACCTACTGAATGACTGTCGGATTAACAGTAGAATCGTCTCGATTAGATGGGTCAGGGCCAAACGATTCACCACCGACAATGTCAGGGTACGCATTCCCCCTCACCAAGCTCAACCGAGCAGAAAGGCAGGTCCCCTGCCTCCTACAAGATCGTACATGACGGCAGCAACTTCTTCTCAACCTGTCCCTAATATCAGGAAAATCAGGGATGTCGCAGATGGCAATCCTTCTCCGCCCTCTCCACCAACAACCATTGCGGACCCGACAGCGGTCGCGCACCGACTGCATCTCTTGAGCCTTGTCGTGGTGGGATGTACCTCTAGTCCGCTCATCTCTGTGTCGTGGGCCACGGCTGCAATCAGAGACTCCAAATTCCAAGTGTCGGCGGTAGATATTGTCTGA